In a single window of the Streptomyces sp. NBC_00094 genome:
- a CDS encoding SUKH-3 domain-containing protein → MPHLNTPADVDAWFGEFGWFPGRNVADRIPAIVAEITEECRSEGFPLEPFAAATDFLTEHAGLRVTIDARRKEYLEFLPALVWDSTSGDIAELSGKLGARLFPVGWDSSEGSPLVIDEQGRFFYLHHTGDYYMGADKHEAMISLAHAPMQDAEDYFV, encoded by the coding sequence GTGCCTCACCTCAACACCCCGGCCGACGTCGATGCCTGGTTCGGCGAGTTCGGATGGTTCCCCGGGCGGAACGTAGCCGACCGGATCCCCGCGATCGTCGCGGAGATCACCGAGGAGTGCCGGAGCGAGGGTTTTCCCCTGGAGCCCTTCGCCGCAGCCACGGACTTCCTCACGGAGCACGCGGGACTCCGGGTGACCATCGACGCCCGGCGCAAGGAGTACCTCGAATTCCTGCCCGCCCTCGTCTGGGACTCGACCTCCGGCGACATCGCCGAGCTGAGCGGCAAGCTGGGCGCACGGCTTTTCCCGGTCGGCTGGGACTCGTCGGAGGGATCGCCTCTCGTCATCGACGAACAGGGCCGGTTCTTCTACCTGCACCACACCGGCGACTACTACATGGGCGCCGACAAGCACGAGGCGATGATCAGCCTCGCCCACGCCCCCATGCAGGACGCGGAGGACTACTTTGTCTGA
- a CDS encoding YwqJ-related putative deaminase yields MSELIPGTAASLLMHGMITSHTNLAGDGEPHLHPAVQEFFDALPPSLREPFVGYCAESALVSDELFGLDRQRADGRTITLDEAAPHFEGAALVARKIRPNGDPEHGTEAEVCRSCAALLDRLGIDVLHGEG; encoded by the coding sequence TTGTCTGAGCTGATTCCCGGTACGGCGGCGTCGCTGCTCATGCACGGCATGATCACCAGCCACACCAACCTCGCCGGTGACGGCGAGCCTCACCTCCACCCCGCCGTCCAGGAGTTCTTCGACGCGCTCCCGCCGTCCCTGCGCGAGCCGTTCGTCGGCTACTGCGCCGAGTCCGCGCTCGTCTCCGACGAGCTCTTCGGCCTCGACCGGCAGCGGGCCGACGGCCGGACGATCACCCTGGACGAGGCGGCCCCGCATTTCGAGGGCGCGGCGCTCGTCGCCCGTAAGATCCGCCCGAACGGCGACCCCGAACACGGCACGGAGGCAGAGGTCTGCCGCTCGTGCGCGGCGCTCCTCGACCGTCTCGGCATCGACGTCCTCCACGGCGAGGGGTGA
- a CDS encoding SUKH-3 domain-containing protein: MDDVLTKAGWRHGRDEGDAAMLAILTTVAVRQGSVFPAAERAVREFHGLRVPPAPDGGREVAATGCVVDPREARFASPRLDRLAADLGVRLFPFGRTDTDAPLAVDEEGRLVLLGPGGAWLLGATVREGLTALAEGIAPVRLRAPRWSFPLPGDSTDLAAAVRAALVAVYVLHSTGVYGARALRLRATTLRGIGVVALDEVFPLGPGSLDSSTEPLIAAMTGRLDGSGTHAATCELTLTIPVPRGTEGPPATVECAVTVGNPAEGPALTLSAGPSASLGPTAASLGDCAQALAAWSAAPLGP; the protein is encoded by the coding sequence GTGGACGACGTGCTGACGAAGGCCGGCTGGAGGCACGGGCGGGACGAGGGGGACGCCGCGATGCTGGCGATCCTGACGACGGTGGCGGTCCGCCAGGGGAGCGTCTTCCCCGCCGCCGAGCGGGCCGTCCGGGAGTTCCACGGCCTGCGCGTCCCGCCCGCCCCGGACGGCGGGCGCGAGGTCGCCGCCACCGGCTGCGTCGTCGACCCCCGAGAGGCCCGCTTCGCGAGCCCGCGGCTCGACCGGCTCGCGGCCGACCTGGGAGTCCGGCTCTTCCCCTTCGGCCGTACGGACACGGACGCGCCGCTCGCCGTCGACGAGGAAGGCCGGCTCGTCCTCCTCGGCCCCGGCGGCGCGTGGCTCCTCGGGGCGACCGTGCGCGAGGGCCTGACCGCGCTCGCCGAGGGGATCGCACCGGTACGACTCCGCGCGCCCCGCTGGAGTTTCCCCCTGCCCGGCGACTCCACCGACCTCGCCGCCGCCGTACGAGCCGCGCTCGTCGCCGTCTACGTCCTGCACAGCACGGGCGTGTACGGCGCCCGGGCGCTGCGCCTGCGGGCGACCACCCTGCGAGGCATCGGCGTCGTGGCCTTGGACGAGGTCTTCCCGCTGGGCCCGGGCTCCCTGGACAGCAGCACCGAACCGCTGATCGCGGCGATGACCGGGAGGCTCGACGGCTCCGGCACGCACGCGGCCACCTGCGAACTGACCCTGACGATTCCCGTCCCGCGCGGTACGGAGGGCCCGCCCGCCACCGTGGAGTGCGCCGTGACGGTGGGCAACCCGGCCGAAGGGCCCGCACTGACCCTGTCGGCCGGTCCGTCCGCGTCCCTCGGCCCCACGGCGGCGTCCCTGGGCGACTGCGCCCAGGCCCTCGCCGCCTGGTCGGCGGCTCCGCTCGGCCCCTGA
- a CDS encoding SDR family NAD(P)-dependent oxidoreductase, which translates to MSTIPGGYLSELFSLDGRTALVTGGSSGIGRAIAGALARAGARVVVLARKEDELVATVDELTAEGCRAAWVSADLSTREGIKAGAEAAVAVYGEPDILVNSAGINLRPPMGELSDEVWDTTMTVNLEAPFLLGRRFGPGMAERGFGRIIHITSQQAHRAFVQSGAYGVSKGALESLARSQAEAWSPYGVTANTLVPGFVMTPLNVRLSSDPEKVAALAARTMVGRNGLAGDFAGAAVFLASASSAYVTGQSLFVDGGFSVH; encoded by the coding sequence ATGAGCACGATCCCCGGCGGCTATCTCTCCGAGCTGTTCTCGCTCGACGGGCGCACCGCCCTCGTCACCGGCGGCAGTTCCGGGATCGGCCGGGCCATCGCCGGGGCGCTTGCCCGGGCCGGGGCGCGGGTCGTGGTCCTGGCGCGCAAGGAGGACGAGCTCGTCGCGACCGTGGACGAGCTGACGGCCGAGGGCTGCCGGGCCGCGTGGGTGAGCGCCGACCTGAGCACCCGTGAGGGGATCAAGGCGGGGGCAGAGGCGGCCGTGGCCGTCTACGGCGAGCCGGACATCCTGGTCAACTCGGCCGGCATCAACCTCCGGCCCCCGATGGGCGAGTTGAGCGACGAGGTCTGGGACACGACGATGACCGTGAACCTGGAGGCGCCGTTCCTCCTGGGCCGGCGCTTCGGCCCCGGCATGGCCGAGCGCGGCTTCGGCCGGATCATCCACATCACGTCCCAGCAGGCGCACCGCGCCTTCGTGCAGAGCGGGGCGTACGGGGTCTCCAAGGGCGCGCTGGAGTCGCTGGCCCGCTCGCAGGCCGAGGCGTGGTCCCCGTACGGAGTCACCGCCAACACCCTGGTCCCCGGCTTCGTCATGACCCCGCTCAACGTGCGGCTCTCCTCCGACCCGGAGAAGGTGGCCGCCCTGGCCGCCCGCACGATGGTCGGCCGCAACGGCCTCGCCGGGGACTTCGCGGGCGCCGCCGTCTTCCTGGCGAGCGCCTCCTCCGCGTACGTCACGGGGCAGTCCCTCTTCGTGGACGGCGGGTTCTCCGTCCACTGA
- the fusA gene encoding elongation factor G, with protein MRTSLTTHTVRNLGILAHVDAGKTTVTERVLFLTGATHKRGEVHDGTTVTDFDPQERDRGITIFAAAVSCDWAGHRINLIDTPGHVDFSDEVERSLRVLDGAVAVFDAVAGVEPQSETVWRQADRHGVPRIAFVNKLDRAGAELDGAVESIRTRLGTVPLPVQLPIGREDGFTGVVDLVRMRAYVWADGADTYTVQPVPDELRDEARHRRRRLEETVAELHPAALEEFCADSALSEETLTGALRDLTLGGEAVVVLCGSAYRNRGVEPLLDAVVAYLPAPSDMPPVRGGTPADPEAPFTALAFKVSATATGRMTYVRVYAGTIAKGDTVLDTTTGRTERISRILRVQADRATEMDTARAGDIVAVVGPKAARAGATLCAPDAPVVLEPPTTADPVVSVAVEARRSTDTGRLATALARLSEEDPSLVVRSDPETGQTVLSGLGELHLEVAVEKLRRDRGVEVTVGRPQVAYRETVTKGVTGLLHRHVKQDGGAGQFAHVVIDVEPTGSDEEFAFLSTVTGGRVPQEYVRAVEAGCRDALVEGPLGGHPVTGVRVTLTDGATHPKDSSEMAFRTAGRFALREALRASVMTLLEPVAEVTVTVPAESVGAVLGDLAARRGRVTDSTTRAGTAVVSAKVPLAELFGYASRLRGRTQGRGTFTTRPAGYEALRG; from the coding sequence GTGCGTACCTCCCTCACCACCCACACCGTTCGCAATCTCGGCATCCTCGCCCACGTCGACGCGGGCAAGACCACCGTCACCGAGCGGGTCCTGTTCCTCACCGGCGCCACCCACAAGCGCGGCGAGGTCCACGACGGTACGACCGTCACCGATTTCGACCCGCAGGAGCGGGACCGGGGCATCACGATCTTCGCCGCGGCCGTCAGCTGCGACTGGGCGGGCCACCGGATCAACCTGATCGACACACCGGGTCACGTCGACTTCTCCGACGAGGTCGAGCGCTCGCTGCGCGTCCTCGACGGCGCCGTCGCCGTCTTCGACGCCGTCGCGGGCGTCGAGCCGCAGAGCGAGACGGTGTGGCGGCAGGCGGACCGGCACGGCGTCCCGCGCATCGCGTTCGTCAACAAGCTGGACCGCGCGGGCGCGGAGCTCGACGGCGCCGTGGAGTCGATCCGTACGCGCCTCGGCACCGTCCCGCTGCCCGTCCAGCTCCCCATCGGGCGCGAGGACGGCTTCACCGGCGTCGTGGACCTGGTCCGGATGCGGGCGTACGTGTGGGCCGACGGCGCCGACACGTACACCGTCCAACCGGTCCCCGACGAGCTCCGGGACGAGGCCCGGCACCGCAGGCGACGCCTGGAGGAGACGGTGGCGGAGCTGCACCCGGCGGCCCTGGAGGAGTTCTGCGCGGACTCCGCGCTCTCCGAGGAGACGCTGACGGGCGCGCTCCGCGACCTCACCCTCGGCGGTGAGGCCGTGGTCGTGCTCTGCGGCTCGGCGTACCGCAACCGGGGTGTCGAACCGCTGCTGGACGCCGTCGTCGCGTACCTCCCGGCACCGTCCGACATGCCGCCGGTACGGGGCGGGACACCGGCGGACCCGGAGGCACCGTTCACGGCGCTCGCGTTCAAGGTGAGCGCGACGGCCACCGGCCGTATGACCTACGTCCGCGTCTACGCGGGCACGATCGCGAAGGGGGACACCGTGCTCGACACCACCACCGGCCGCACCGAGCGGATCTCCCGGATCCTGCGCGTCCAGGCCGACCGGGCGACGGAGATGGACACGGCGCGCGCCGGCGACATCGTCGCCGTCGTCGGCCCGAAGGCGGCCCGCGCGGGGGCGACGCTCTGCGCCCCGGACGCGCCGGTCGTCCTCGAACCGCCGACGACCGCCGACCCGGTGGTCTCGGTCGCCGTGGAGGCCCGCCGGAGCACGGACACCGGCCGCCTGGCGACGGCCCTCGCCCGGCTGTCCGAGGAGGACCCGTCGCTGGTCGTACGGTCCGATCCGGAGACGGGCCAGACGGTCCTCTCGGGTCTCGGCGAACTGCACCTGGAGGTCGCGGTGGAGAAGCTCCGGCGCGACCGGGGCGTCGAGGTGACGGTGGGCCGTCCGCAGGTGGCGTACCGGGAGACGGTGACGAAGGGCGTCACCGGCCTGCTGCACCGCCATGTCAAACAGGACGGCGGCGCCGGCCAGTTCGCCCACGTCGTCATCGACGTCGAACCGACGGGCTCCGACGAGGAGTTCGCGTTCCTCTCCACGGTCACGGGCGGCCGCGTACCGCAGGAGTACGTCCGTGCGGTCGAGGCCGGCTGCCGGGACGCGCTCGTCGAGGGCCCGCTCGGCGGCCACCCGGTGACGGGTGTCCGGGTCACGCTCACGGACGGCGCCACGCACCCGAAGGACTCCTCGGAGATGGCGTTCCGCACGGCGGGCCGCTTCGCCCTGCGCGAGGCGCTCCGCGCGAGCGTGATGACGCTCCTGGAACCGGTGGCCGAGGTCACGGTCACCGTCCCGGCGGAGTCGGTCGGCGCGGTCCTCGGCGACCTCGCGGCCCGCCGGGGCCGGGTGACGGACTCGACGACCCGCGCCGGTACGGCGGTGGTCTCGGCGAAGGTCCCGCTGGCCGAACTCTTCGGCTACGCGTCCCGCCTCCGCGGCCGCACCCAGGGCCGGGGCACCTTCACCACCCGGCCGGCGGGGTACGAAGCCCTTCGGGGCTGA
- a CDS encoding VOC family protein, translating to MPSIALVTLVVRDYDEAIAFYTDALGFDLVEDTDRGGGSRWVVVRPRGAAGVGGLGNAGLLLARAKNEAEAASVGNQTGGRVGFFLHTEDFARDHARMTAAGVRFLEEPRHEPYGSVAVFEDLYGNRWDLLQPADASA from the coding sequence ATGCCGTCCATCGCACTCGTCACCCTCGTCGTCCGTGACTACGACGAGGCCATCGCCTTCTACACCGACGCCCTCGGCTTCGACCTCGTCGAGGACACCGACCGGGGCGGCGGCAGCCGCTGGGTCGTCGTCCGTCCGCGCGGCGCGGCCGGGGTCGGCGGTCTCGGGAACGCCGGCCTGCTCCTGGCCCGTGCCAAGAACGAGGCCGAGGCGGCCTCCGTCGGCAACCAGACGGGCGGCCGCGTCGGCTTCTTCCTCCATACCGAGGACTTCGCCCGCGACCACGCCCGGATGACGGCGGCGGGTGTCCGCTTCCTGGAGGAGCCGCGCCACGAGCCGTACGGCTCGGTCGCCGTCTTCGAGGACCTCTACGGAAACCGCTGGGACCTCCTCCAGCCGGCGGACGCCTCCGCGTAA
- a CDS encoding nucleoside/nucleotide kinase family protein — protein MPRMDAQQFDRLAARVRALAEAGSTPGRRRILGLAGAPGAGKSTLAARLVARLDGLAVLVPMDGFHLAQAELERLGRAGRKGAPDTFDAAGYIALLARLRAPEPGVTVYAPAFDRSLEEPIAGAVPVPPEVPLVVTEGNYLLHDEGPWAAALPLLDEAWYLDLDDRRRVPRLIERHVRFGKDRAGAERWVHDSDEANALVVARGRDRAHLVVRMS, from the coding sequence ATGCCCCGCATGGACGCGCAGCAGTTCGACCGGCTCGCCGCCCGGGTCCGGGCCCTCGCCGAGGCCGGGAGCACGCCCGGGCGGCGCCGGATCCTCGGCCTCGCGGGTGCGCCCGGGGCCGGGAAGTCCACGCTCGCCGCACGGCTCGTCGCCCGCCTCGACGGGCTCGCCGTGCTCGTCCCCATGGACGGCTTCCACCTCGCGCAGGCGGAGCTCGAGCGCCTCGGCCGGGCCGGCAGGAAGGGCGCGCCCGACACCTTCGACGCCGCCGGGTACATCGCGCTGCTCGCCCGGCTCCGTGCCCCCGAGCCCGGCGTCACCGTCTACGCGCCGGCCTTCGACCGCTCCCTGGAGGAGCCGATCGCGGGGGCGGTACCGGTCCCGCCCGAGGTCCCGCTCGTCGTCACCGAGGGCAACTACCTCCTCCATGACGAGGGCCCCTGGGCCGCGGCCCTGCCCCTCCTCGACGAGGCCTGGTACCTGGACCTGGACGACCGCCGCCGCGTCCCCCGGCTGATCGAGCGCCACGTCCGCTTCGGCAAGGACCGGGCCGGGGCCGAGCGCTGGGTCCACGACTCCGACGAGGCCAACGCCCTTGTGGTGGCCCGGGGTCGGGACCGTGCCCACCTGGTCGTGAGGATGAGTTAG
- a CDS encoding YcxB family protein, whose translation MVMDSGQDGTQAGIQAGTQAAVELVYRPTRADILTAVLVRERLRRLHIVRWAFTLLFGGSALLLVAAQRSFTVSIALAGFCAALIWAVPHFQAHHALRTVEWQGEYRTSVSGTGITAETAHVTLLQRWSVFRGYRETRDHVVLLSRDPNILLVEVLPKRGLGSPEETERLLDVVGRHLTRV comes from the coding sequence ATGGTCATGGACTCAGGGCAGGACGGAACACAGGCCGGAATACAGGCCGGAACACAGGCCGCGGTCGAGCTGGTGTACCGGCCGACGCGTGCCGACATCCTCACGGCTGTCCTCGTGCGGGAACGCCTTCGGCGCCTCCACATCGTCCGTTGGGCCTTCACGCTGTTGTTCGGCGGCAGCGCCCTGCTGCTCGTGGCCGCACAGCGGAGCTTCACGGTGTCGATCGCGCTCGCCGGCTTCTGCGCCGCCCTGATCTGGGCGGTCCCGCACTTCCAGGCCCACCACGCGCTGCGCACGGTCGAATGGCAGGGCGAGTACCGGACGTCCGTGAGCGGGACGGGGATCACCGCCGAGACCGCGCACGTGACGCTCCTCCAGCGCTGGTCGGTCTTCCGCGGCTACCGCGAGACCCGCGATCACGTGGTGCTCCTCAGCCGTGACCCGAACATCCTGCTCGTGGAGGTGCTGCCCAAGCGCGGGCTCGGCTCCCCGGAGGAGACGGAGCGGCTGCTCGACGTGGTGGGCCGTCACCTGACCCGCGTGTGA
- a CDS encoding tetratricopeptide repeat protein translates to MATDREAPQSDPRDWDRRVAALWERLDDHEPVVFRALVAELAAERPADDPAALFEQGAAHDSTGLPEEAVRLYRRALDGGLTGLRRRRAVIQLASSLRNLGRPDRSVELLTAERDIPADRLDADEAALSGAVDAFLALALADTGREREATSLALGALAPLLPRYNRSLSHYARALLTAPDGS, encoded by the coding sequence ATGGCCACCGACCGTGAAGCACCGCAGTCCGATCCGCGGGACTGGGACCGCCGCGTCGCCGCGCTCTGGGAGCGGCTCGACGACCACGAGCCCGTCGTATTCCGCGCCCTCGTCGCCGAGCTCGCCGCCGAGCGGCCCGCCGACGACCCCGCGGCCCTCTTCGAACAGGGCGCCGCCCACGACTCCACCGGTCTGCCCGAGGAAGCCGTCCGCCTCTACCGGCGCGCCCTCGACGGCGGCCTCACCGGGCTGCGCCGCCGCCGGGCCGTCATCCAGCTCGCCAGCAGCCTCCGTAACCTCGGCCGCCCCGACCGCAGCGTCGAACTCCTCACCGCCGAGCGCGACATCCCCGCCGACCGGCTCGACGCCGACGAGGCCGCCCTCTCCGGCGCCGTCGACGCCTTCCTCGCCCTCGCCCTCGCCGACACCGGCCGTGAGCGCGAGGCCACCTCCCTCGCCCTCGGCGCCCTCGCGCCCCTGCTGCCCCGCTACAACCGCTCGCTCTCCCACTACGCCCGCGCCCTCCTCACCGCCCCCGACGGCTCCTGA
- a CDS encoding LysR family transcriptional regulator, protein MDPHLLRTYVTVARLASFSEAARELGYTQSAVSQHIAALEADLGLPLLSRRPVEPTPAGQRLLEHAGALLLRLDAARADLGRFAAAPRATLSVAASPLALHARTLAALPATGVTLRGLPRERVPVAVATGEADVGLVDGIVAPSDPLRLPDIAPLATTGVAEEPLAVVLPASHPLAGRAGIRLDDLVDARWLDAPGAGIPLDQLRAVHGGPAGRGFRTALRYEGTDTRTLAALSAAGHGLALLPLPVADGVPDAVAVPLVAPRLVHRTELLLPGVGGGEPAGPVAEFTRRLKR, encoded by the coding sequence GTGGACCCGCACCTCCTCCGTACGTACGTCACCGTCGCCCGGCTCGCCTCCTTCTCCGAGGCCGCGCGCGAGCTGGGCTACACCCAGTCCGCCGTCTCCCAGCACATCGCCGCCCTGGAGGCCGACCTCGGGCTTCCGCTGCTCAGCCGCCGGCCCGTCGAGCCGACCCCGGCCGGGCAGCGACTCCTCGAACACGCAGGGGCGTTGCTGCTCCGCCTCGACGCGGCCCGCGCCGATCTCGGGAGGTTCGCCGCCGCGCCCCGCGCCACCCTGAGCGTCGCGGCGTCCCCGCTCGCCCTGCACGCCCGTACCCTCGCGGCCCTTCCCGCCACCGGGGTCACCCTGCGCGGACTGCCCCGCGAGCGGGTGCCCGTGGCCGTCGCCACCGGCGAGGCCGACGTCGGGCTCGTCGACGGGATCGTCGCGCCCAGTGACCCGCTGCGGCTGCCCGACATCGCCCCGCTCGCCACGACCGGCGTGGCCGAGGAGCCGCTCGCCGTCGTCCTGCCCGCGAGCCATCCGCTCGCCGGGCGCGCCGGGATCCGGCTCGACGACCTCGTGGACGCCCGCTGGCTCGACGCGCCGGGCGCCGGCATCCCCCTCGACCAGCTGCGGGCCGTCCACGGCGGGCCCGCCGGACGGGGATTCCGCACGGCCCTGCGGTACGAGGGCACCGACACCCGGACCCTCGCCGCGCTCTCCGCCGCCGGACACGGACTCGCGCTGCTGCCCCTCCCCGTGGCGGACGGCGTGCCGGACGCCGTCGCCGTCCCCCTGGTCGCACCCCGCCTCGTGCACCGCACCGAACTCCTCCTCCCCGGCGTCGGAGGGGGTGAACCGGCCGGACCCGTGGCCGAGTTCACTCGACGGCTCAAGCGGTGA
- a CDS encoding aminopeptidase P family protein: protein MSRTPTQEDVAPFTADDYRARMTRAAESAADAGLAGVLVAPGPDLVYLTGYQPTAITERLTVLVLAAGQEPVLVVPTLEAPDAEKATGASALTLRDWTDGKDPYAVTAPLLDVEGRFGVSDNAWAMHLLGLQKTLPGTSYVSLTEALPMLRGVKDAHELARIAAAGAAADQAYGEILKVRFAGRRETDVAADLAALLMGFGHSQVDFTVVGSGPNGANPHHEAGDRVIERGDMVVLDFGGLKHGYGSDTTRTVHVGEPTDEEQRVHDLVREAQQAGFEAVRPGVACQEVDRAARKVITDAGYGEYFIHRTGHGIGVTTHEPPYMIEGEELPIVPGMCFSIEPGVYLPGRFGVRIEDIVTATEDGAGRRFNNTPHEMAIVE from the coding sequence ATGTCGAGGACCCCCACGCAGGAAGACGTCGCCCCCTTCACCGCGGACGACTACCGGGCCCGGATGACCCGCGCGGCCGAGTCCGCGGCGGACGCCGGGCTCGCGGGCGTGCTCGTCGCCCCCGGCCCCGACCTGGTCTACCTCACCGGCTACCAGCCGACCGCGATCACCGAGCGCCTCACCGTCCTCGTCCTCGCCGCGGGACAGGAGCCGGTCCTCGTCGTCCCGACGCTGGAGGCGCCCGACGCCGAGAAGGCCACGGGGGCGTCCGCGCTCACCCTGCGCGACTGGACGGACGGCAAGGACCCGTACGCGGTCACCGCGCCCCTCCTCGACGTCGAAGGGCGCTTCGGCGTCAGCGACAACGCCTGGGCCATGCACCTGCTCGGCCTCCAGAAGACCCTGCCCGGCACCTCGTACGTCTCCCTCACCGAGGCCCTGCCGATGCTCAGGGGCGTCAAGGACGCGCACGAGCTCGCGCGGATCGCGGCAGCGGGTGCCGCCGCCGACCAGGCGTACGGCGAGATCCTCAAGGTCCGCTTCGCCGGCCGCCGGGAGACCGACGTCGCCGCCGACCTCGCCGCGCTCCTCATGGGCTTCGGCCACTCCCAGGTCGACTTCACGGTCGTCGGCTCCGGCCCCAACGGCGCCAACCCGCACCACGAGGCGGGCGACCGGGTCATCGAGCGCGGCGACATGGTCGTCCTCGACTTCGGCGGCCTCAAGCACGGTTACGGCTCCGACACCACCCGTACCGTCCACGTCGGCGAACCGACCGACGAGGAGCAGCGCGTCCACGACCTGGTCCGCGAGGCCCAGCAGGCGGGCTTCGAGGCGGTACGCCCCGGTGTGGCCTGCCAGGAGGTCGACCGCGCGGCCCGCAAGGTCATCACGGACGCCGGGTACGGCGAGTACTTCATCCACCGCACGGGCCACGGCATCGGCGTCACGACGCACGAACCCCCGTACATGATCGAGGGCGAGGAGCTCCCGATCGTCCCCGGCATGTGCTTCTCGATCGAACCGGGCGTCTACCTGCCGGGCCGCTTCGGGGTCCGCATCGAGGACATCGTGACGGCGACGGAGGACGGTGCGGGGCGCCGCTTCAACAACACCCCGCACGAGATGGCGATCGTCGAGTAG
- the treZ gene encoding malto-oligosyltrehalose trehalohydrolase yields MLFEVWAPSARDRVTLELNGTGHPLERDAERDGWWTGVVPADDGDRYGFALDDGPVLPDPRSRRLPDGPDGRSAVVDHSAYVWGHESPRLRLRSAVLYELHVGTFTPEGTLDSAAAGLGELAGLGVTHVELMPLCPFPGVRGWGYDGVAPWAVHEPYGGPEALKRFVDAAHGLGMGVVLDVVHNHLGPSGNHLPAFGPYFTDTHHTPWGAAVNLDAPGSDEVRAYFLGSALAWLRDYRIDGLRLDAVHALADTRALTFLEELSSSVDELAKEQGRQHFLVAESDLADPRTTTPRTLGGLGVHAQWNDDFHHSLHTALTGESQGYYGDFAQAPMAALAKTLTHVFFHDGTYSTFRGRRHGRPVDRERTPAHRFLGYAQTHDQIGNRALGDRLSAALSPGLLACAATLVLTGPAVPMLFMGEEWGATTPWQYFTDHTDPELAEAVRRGRRREFAEHGWSENEVPDPQDPATRDRSVLDRTERERDPHKRLLAWHRQLIALRRTLPDLTDPDLAGVKVAYDEESRWLVFRRGDLRVAVNLGKEPVAIPLGSNGRDRVLAAWDPVGAPDADGVLRLPGESAIVLTDG; encoded by the coding sequence GTGCTCTTCGAGGTGTGGGCGCCGAGCGCCCGTGACCGGGTGACTCTGGAGCTGAACGGCACCGGGCACCCCCTGGAAAGGGACGCCGAGCGGGACGGCTGGTGGACCGGCGTCGTCCCCGCCGACGACGGCGACCGGTACGGCTTCGCCCTCGACGACGGGCCCGTCCTGCCGGACCCGCGCTCGCGGCGCCTGCCCGACGGGCCGGACGGCCGGAGCGCGGTCGTCGACCACTCCGCGTACGTCTGGGGGCACGAGTCGCCGCGCCTTCGGCTGCGCAGCGCCGTCCTGTACGAGCTGCACGTCGGCACCTTCACCCCCGAGGGGACGCTCGACTCGGCGGCCGCAGGCCTCGGGGAGCTCGCGGGCCTCGGCGTCACCCATGTGGAGCTGATGCCGCTGTGCCCCTTCCCCGGGGTACGGGGCTGGGGGTACGACGGGGTGGCGCCGTGGGCGGTCCACGAGCCGTACGGGGGCCCGGAGGCGCTCAAGCGGTTCGTGGACGCGGCACACGGGCTCGGCATGGGCGTGGTCCTGGACGTCGTCCACAACCACCTGGGCCCGTCCGGCAACCATCTCCCGGCCTTCGGCCCGTACTTCACGGACACCCACCACACGCCGTGGGGCGCGGCGGTGAACCTGGACGCGCCGGGTTCGGACGAGGTCCGGGCGTACTTCCTGGGGAGCGCGCTGGCCTGGCTGCGGGACTACCGGATCGACGGACTGAGGCTCGACGCGGTGCACGCGCTGGCCGACACCCGGGCACTGACGTTCCTGGAGGAACTCTCCTCATCCGTGGACGAGTTGGCGAAGGAGCAGGGCCGCCAGCACTTCCTGGTCGCCGAGTCCGACCTCGCCGATCCGCGCACGACGACCCCGCGCACGCTCGGCGGCCTCGGCGTCCACGCCCAGTGGAACGACGACTTCCACCACTCTCTGCACACCGCGCTGACCGGTGAATCGCAGGGGTACTACGGCGACTTCGCGCAGGCTCCGATGGCGGCGCTCGCCAAGACCCTCACGCACGTCTTCTTCCACGACGGCACGTACTCGACGTTCCGGGGCCGCCGCCACGGCCGCCCCGTGGACCGGGAGCGCACCCCGGCCCACCGCTTCCTCGGCTACGCCCAGACCCATGACCAGATCGGCAACCGGGCCCTGGGCGACCGCCTTTCGGCCGCCCTCTCCCCCGGTCTGCTCGCCTGCGCGGCGACGCTCGTCCTGACCGGTCCCGCCGTGCCGATGCTCTTCATGGGCGAGGAGTGGGGGGCGACCACCCCGTGGCAGTACTTCACCGACCACACGGACCCGGAGCTCGCGGAGGCCGTACGGCGGGGCAGACGGCGGGAGTTCGCGGAGCACGGCTGGTCCGAGAACGAGGTCCCCGACCCGCAGGACCCGGCCACCCGTGACCGCTCGGTCCTCGACCGCACCGAGCGCGAACGGGACCCCCACAAGCGCCTGCTGGCCTGGCACCGCCAGCTCATCGCCCTCCGCCGCACCCTGCCCGACCTGACCGACCCGGACCTGGCCGGCGTGAAGGTCGCCTACGACGAGGAGTCCCGCTGGCTGGTCTTCCGCCGCGGCGACCTGCGCGTGGCGGTCAACCTGGGCAAGGAGCCCGTGGCGATCCCCCTCGGATCGAACGGCCGCGACCGGGTCCTCGCGGCCTGGGACCCGGTCGGCGCGCCGGACGCGGACGGGGTGCTGCGCCTGCCCGGCGAGTCGGCGATCGTCCTGACGGACGGCTGA